Genomic DNA from Mauremys mutica isolate MM-2020 ecotype Southern chromosome 13, ASM2049712v1, whole genome shotgun sequence:
ctggggctccggggcccccccgccgagTGTCTGTTCCTCACCGACTGCGTCCCCCTCTTCCACAGCAACTTGGCTCTCAGCGTCATGCTGGAGGTGGCGCTCAACCAggtgggcagcagggggcgccatggggcggggggtgttgggggctggatggggcgggggggcaccaggCAGCAGGGGGGCTCCGTGGGGGGCACCAGGGGGGCTCCGTCGGGGGCAccaggcagcagggggcgccatggggcggggggtgttgggggctgggtggggcagggtggcaccaggcagcaggggggctccgtgggggacaccaggcagcagggggcgccatggggcagggcgtgttgggggctctgggggggggcaccaggcaGCAGGGGGGCTCCGTGGGGGGCACCAGGCAGCAGGGGGGCTCCGTGGGGGGCACCAGGCCGCAGGggagctccatggggcagggcgtgttgggggctctgtggggggggggcaccaggcaGCAGGGGGGCTCCGTGGGGGGCACCAGGCGAGTTccgtggggggcagcagggagctccGTATGGGGCACGCTCCCCTCTTGACCTCTCCCGTCCCCCCAGGTTGATCTGTGGGCGTCCCGCTCTAATCTGCTGGTGGCTGGGTACTACCAGGCCAATGCCGGGCTGGACGACATGAGGTAACtttaggggtcccgggggggcagggagggggtccccaTTCCCCCCTGACatctctcctgccccccctgtagccccacccccctggctctGAAGATGGCTGGACGCCTGGCCGAGTTCTCTGAGGGTGCTGTATTGATCATGGTGAGatttggggttttggggggctggagtgggccccccaggggcagggtgtgtgtggggggctgtgATCAGGGACTCCCGGGGGTGCCTACAGAAGGTGGGGGGCTGTGATTGACAtttgggggtggttggggggtcTGCCCAGcgtgccccccaactgccccccttcttccccccagcTGGATAACCAGAAACTGACCCTGAACCCCCGTGTGCCCCCCATCATTGTGCTGGAGCAGCGGGATCGGCACTGGCTCCCCAAGGACAAGAACCTGTGAGTGGGGTTCCCCCAAAACCTGCCATGGGCCCTCCCATGCTACCCAGTCCCTGGGAATGGGACTCAGGAGTCTGGGACAGTGCCCCCACACTGCCTAGCCCTCAGGGTGAccggggatgggacccaggcgtccgggacggcgccccccacgctgcccagccCTCAGGGTGAccggggatgggacccaggcgtccgggacggcgccccccacgctgcccagccCTCAGGGTGAccggggatgggacccaggcgtccgggacggcgccccccacgctgcccagccCTCAGGGTGAccggggatgggacccaggcgtccgggacggcgccccccacgctgcccagccCTCAGGGTGAccggggatgggacccaggcgtccgggacggcgccccccacgctgcccagccCTCAGGGTGAccggggatgggacccaggcatccgggaaggcgccccccacgctgcccagccCTCAGGGTGAccggggatgggacccaggcgtccgggacggcgccccccatgctgcccagcCCTCAGGGTGAccggggatgggacccaggcgtccgggacttACCTTGCCCCCTCCTGTCTCTTTCAGAGTCATGTGGCGCGACTGGGAATCCTCCCGCCACATTTGCAAGTCCCTGCTGGAGGCTAAAGCTCACACCCAATTGGTTGATTTCGATGCCCACCTTGATGACATCAGACAGGACTGGACCAATCAGCACCTCAACACCGAGATCGCCCGGCTGGTGTCTGTCGCCAACGGCAGCGCCTGAGGGATCCTATTGGCTGGCCTAGGGAAACCGGGGCTGTATTCTGATTGGACTGCTTGGAACAATGGCACAACCCCATTGGCTGGCCCCAGTAAAGACTCAATGGACTTTCACTGATCCTTTATATTTATTCcacccattcccctgcccccagagTGGCCCCGCCCCCAGTGAGCCAGACTCCTCCCCCTTGGCCTCACATCAGCCCCCAAGTGCTAAATTTAGGTCCCTTTTTTTGCTACGTTTTTGCAGATTTCACCAAGTTTTGTAGTTTGGCCTTTAGTTTCCTTTGGGTCATTTGTCTCGTTCCTTTTCGGCACCTGATTGTTGTGTCGTTTTCCCAgcatcctcctcccccaagcgATGGGCGGTGGACAGCAATGCCCCAAACCTCCTGCCATGCAAAATGCGACCATAAGAACCACAAGGAAATGTCTGGTCCCCACCGGCCTCGCACCCAGCAGAATTTGGGGCCATTTGCTTTCAATtcgttcattttattttattgcagCTCCTCAAACCGCCAAGGAACGCAAGGCAAAGCTAGTTGCGAAAAGGAGAAAATAAGGAATTAAAATGCCAAAAACCTAAATTTGTGGGGGCAAAATCTTCCCTGGGAGGCCGTGGTGGGACAGGCCCAGGATTTGTTTGGATGTTCGTGGTTTCCATTTCATGCCGCTCGTCGCACTGAATCTCTCTCGTTTGGCTTTTCTTCATTGGGCCAGGTTGAATTTTTGCCATTTCACACAGACTTGGGGGCAGAGACTTTGTCGCCATCAGATCTCGTCCTTTCTTTTTTTTGCTGCTCAATTTCcttcgattttttttttaagtccttaATTTTGTTTGCATCTTTACAATGATTTCATAGTTTTGTTTGGGGCCGTTCAGTTTCCTTTTCTGGCAAACAAAGTTTCATTTCCTTAATTTCCCAGCAACCTGGAACATTTTCCATTTCACAAATTTTTGGCATtttgttgctttttctttttttctttttttttgtgtgtgtgattaaaACCGGCCGCGAACCCCCTAAAGCTCTTTGCTTCTGATCAGCAGCAGGCGGCGAGACAGGAAGTCCCGCCTTTGCCTCTCTTCCCAACCTGCCCTGCGATTGGTGGAGGCCGGAGGTGAAAGGTCGCTCAGTAGATCATGCCCTTGGTTTCGCCCCGCGGCTTCTTGATCTTCTCGAAGTTCTTGACCACGATGTCGTAGAGAACGgcctgggggtgggagaagatGGGGGAGTCGGTCTAGGATTGGGGGGCTCCCGGCTTCTAGGGGTGCGGCTAAATTAGGGGTTCACCTCTGTCCCCCACAAATCCTACCCGGGGGAATCCAGGTCTTCTGGGGTCTATTTAATGTTGgccttcaccccacacccccaaACCTGCTTCCCCCAGAGAAGCCCCCCAACGCGGctgtctctcccttcccagctggctGAGGCCGGGGCAGCCTGACAGTGGAATGGGGGttcaggggagaagggggggacgGGGTCACAACACAGAAGAGAAGCTGCCCCCAGCCATAGCTTGGCCCCCCTGCCCGTTCAC
This window encodes:
- the EMC9 gene encoding ER membrane protein complex subunit 9 isoform X2; translated protein: MGAALSQSTKRAEAPSLWGGRTGQSGRREQSADSRRDWSVASQSEGEGQPWDPDKMGEVEVSARAYAKMCLHAARHPHAAVNGLLLGLRGPPAECLFLTDCVPLFHSNLALSVMLEVALNQVDLWASRSNLLVAGYYQANAGLDDMSPTPLALKMAGRLAEFSEGAVLIMSHVARLGILPPHLQVPAGG
- the EMC9 gene encoding ER membrane protein complex subunit 9 isoform X1 translates to MGEVEVSARAYAKMCLHAARHPHAAVNGLLLGLRGPPAECLFLTDCVPLFHSNLALSVMLEVALNQVDLWASRSNLLVAGYYQANAGLDDMSPTPLALKMAGRLAEFSEGAVLIMLDNQKLTLNPRVPPIIVLEQRDRHWLPKDKNLVMWRDWESSRHICKSLLEAKAHTQLVDFDAHLDDIRQDWTNQHLNTEIARLVSVANGSA